The genomic interval GTATCGGTATCGGTCCATCTCCAGGCGTTAGCCGAGCCAAAAACTTCGATTAACGTTTATGTATGAGAACCATACTAACTATAATACATTACtctaacatatatatattccaaTAAGTGTATGAAAGTTGAACGGCAAAGTTGAGGAGTGTAAAGTTAAAAGACAATAAAGTTGCTTTCAGTTTGTAGGAAGTTACTCGTTCACCTGCTCTCTGACACGTCACTGACAATAGTGGACCCTGATTTTAGGCTGTCAGGATGCCAGGACGCCACAGGTACGGCCTTATATAATTAACGAGCTGAATCCTATAGGAAATCCCTGCtttataattattagtattaatttaTTGTTGACTATAAACAATATagtgtttatatacatataaacaccatttatgtttataaataaacatttataaggTTATAAACTTATAAGTTTCTAAGTTATAAATAAGTTTATGTAACTTATACATAAGTATAAGTTACTTATACTTATGTATAAGTTATAAGTATAAGTTACTTATACTTATTATAAACTTAAGTTTATGTAACTTATAAGTTACATAAACGTATGTAACTTATACATAAGTATAAGTTACTTATACTTATATGAGTATAAGTATACTTATACGTATGTATAAGTTTGAAGTATAAGTTACTTATACTTATTATAAACTTAAGTTGTTTATGTAACTTGTAACTTGTAAGTTACATAAACGTATGTAACTTATACATAAGTATAAGTTACTTATACTTATATGAGTATAAGTACGCTTATACTTATATACTCATATAAGTATAAGTAACTTATACTTATAACTTATACATAAGTATAAgtgtacttatacttatactcatATAAGTATAAGTAACTTATACTTATGTCTAAGTTATAAGTATAAGTTACTTATACTTATATGAGTATaagtatacttatacttatgtaTAATCATAAGTCATAATcatgataatataataagtcatataagtcataattatatgaCATTATAAGTCATATAATGTCTTATGTTATACATAAGataagacattgtgaaaaatgttttatgttttttaacataagaaaaaacacaagacatgtacaaacataaaacataaacataagtcATGTGAATCATGAGTTGAACTTCCTTAATTGACTTGTCACTCCTCTACCTGTTCTGGCACAAAATCAAGCCAAAAATCTTTGTAAATGATACCATATTTGTTGTAAAGACAtacttttttcaatttaaaaaatatttacagtataaaaaataatttatttaatttatatattaaatattatattgatatataatttaatataatattatatatatattaaatattattttttttacataagaaTCTGGCAAATTgaaaagtaattttacaagaataacgttaTAAATGGCCCTTGCTTCCTTTCACTTTCAGTAAGTGACCCTCGCTGGACCCTGCTCTAAATTGTACATAGGTTAGGGCAACGGTTAACAATAATGTTCTGgatagaaatgaaatataataataattataaaataattcacTTTGCCTtcacaactacaaaaaaaccccaataaaTTGGTTACTTAGATTGTCCGCTGTTAGTAGAGTAAATAATGTGTCACTTGTGGGTCAAAGTTCTGCATTTTAATCTTGAATTAGGATCTTGCATTGCTCCAACATCCCATTAAGTTTTCATATAAAATGAACCTGATATTAGTTTTACTGTTCAAAATGAATATCTGCATCTTTGGACTGTCTCTGCTGGAACACCAAGAGCTCCTGCTTGTACCAGTCGGGGGCCTCTGGCCCGTTCTTCTCAGTCAATGCATGGTCGTAACCATAGGCAACCGTTAGCTCCTCGTCCTTCTGCACAGGCCTTAATGTTCGAATGCACTTGATTGACCCAAAACGGGGGTGAATAAACCTGCAAAACCAAAACCTATACTTGAAGTAGCAAGAAAATTGTCGGAATTTGTATAAGTTCTTTGGTACTCACGCGTCATATTTGCAATTAGGGGTGAAGGAGTGGTTCGCCTTGTGACCCAAAGAGGCACAGTATCGCTCTGTCTGGTCAAACGGCTGCGGTACGTCGATTACGGTATCCTCGTCCAGTGAGATCGTGTTCCCATTCAACGCCCAGTCTCTCTTGTCCACCTTAGGAAAAAAATGGGTTTGAGTCCAAGACAATACTGCAATCTAATACGGGTgtttgtacatactgtatttctacATACTGTACCTCAGAGTGTGTGATTCTTACTCCGTTGTAAAAAGCCATCACAGTGTCTCTTTCAGCATCCGTCTTAGCAAACAGACCCTGTCCGGCACCTTCGATTATGGACTCTGCCAcaaaaaccctcaacaaacacAGGAAGATCTTATATAGAAGACGTGTGCGTCTAAGTCCTGGATAAAGCTGACCTACCTCTGGTTTTCATAAGGGTCTGGAAGCAAAGCATGGGTAGCAATACAAGTGGACGTGGACTTGTCATGTGTGTAAACTGCACCTTGAAGAAAGtagttgaaaataaaatgtaactataggggtgttattttatgtgtgaagggctctaataatttaaaaaatacagtatttagacAGTTGTAAACAAGTGTTTTGATATACAAGTTATAAATAAGGGATCCTACTTCACATATCATGGTCATGCTGGGACTAATTAAGTGCAATAAAATACAGCATTAAAATGCaatacagttactatggtacacattatgtcattgtatggtcatatcaccttgtacttcggtacgggacaaaaaaacaaacaaacaaaaaaaaagtcgcacaaggccaaaaatgcataattaggtagaaaaaacatacataagtcgcactggagtataagtcgcattttttgcgggtaatttattttacaaacgacttgaccaaaacagacattatgtcctgttggaaggcaagttctcatatcaccttgtactttgatacatgataaaaaattattttaattttttttaaatgtaactaaataaataaattaataaaaattaataaaataaaataaagaatgacaaaaatttatattaggaaagcaggaagtgaacaaattaaaattaaaattaaaattaaaattaaaattaaaattaaaattaaaattaaaattaaaattaaaattaaaattaaaattaaaattaaaattaaaattaaaattcttgaaccagtcatgatgtgctacataTATCACTAAAttaacacttactatggtacccattatgtcattggatgctcgtatcacctcgtacttcagaatgtgacaaaaaaaaacacaattttttttactatattaggaaagcaggaagtgaacaaatgtaacagttactgattgtaaaagtaccagatggaggggtaggatttaataagctttgcttcttcctactccttttggacatgtggaactgtgaactgattatgtgatgcattcaattgtaatctgatgcatgttcaaatgaaattaaaccattaccattaccacaaaAGCGGGGATTACTGTATAGACTCTCACCAACATTTTAAtgcaatgtaaagtagtcagtgtacagcttgcataGCGGATGTTATAAATGTTAGCAGaaatgtactcacttttgtgaggcATGTAGAAGTGTCTGTGTATCATGGCTACTTGCTTACTATTGGGCGTGACCTCAAAAGACGGCCTTCCTGTCTCGCCAACAGTCAGGGTGGCCAGCAAAGCTTGGATGAGTTCTCCGTCCACAAAACTTCCATAAAGTGCGGTGCGTCCATCAGGGTAGATGTACGCTAATAAATCTCCTGTCATCTCCCCCTCTTCGTTCACCTTGCCGAATACACAACCTCCATCCTGGAAGCAACACAATATACAAAACATTCAATTACAGGATTATTTGTGAAGTTCTATATAAGCAGTAATCATGGACGTAACTCACAGGATAGTACACCCAGCATTCACCATAGCGAGTGTTGTCTTTGTACTGGCCCTTGAAGACCAGACGACCTTCTCCATCTACCTCCTGAGCTGGCCCGTTGAGTTCACCGTCCACATATGTGCCGTGCATGATCCCTCCATCTTCGTACGTATACACGCCCTGGCCCTGAAGAGCATCATCCACATAGAAGCCCTCCAAGGTACTGAGAAGAAGGTAGGTTGTGTTAAGTTTTGTCATTGCCGACTGTTTTGTGTGGCTCTGAATGCATCAGAgggagtgtatgtgtgtgtttttttctgactatatactacgtatatataccttccatcaaaaaaaaagaatttgccCTTCCCGCTCTTCTCTCCGTGCGTGAAGTGTCCTTCAAAACGATCACTGGATGAGTAGATCACGGTGCATAGTCCATGAGGTTGGCCGTCATCATCTAGTGGACCTAAACACAGGTATTTGACTTCATtgatatttgcaataaaaacacattcagaCATAGCTTTAATactgttatttatttagcaaTCCAGCGCCACAGATACATTGTATACCTGTGAGAAACACTGTTATTACTGTGTTGTGGCACCATCTCTAAACTTTGAGTCGTTTTCCGTTTTTTGTTGCTACTCTAAAGTACTTCCAggtttaatatatattatgaagaCATTAAATCATATTAGTTAGGTTACACAACTTGTATTTGCTAAATTTGTTAGAAGAATGTATCGCTTTCTTTTCGGCTAAAAAGCCTTCTAGCAGGGAAACAGCAGCGGGAGTTGTAAAATACGCTATGCCGGCTTCACTTCATGTCAGGCGGGGTTACTTCAGAAATCGAGTCCCCGGCGCTGTGCTGCCGCGGAGGCCGActagcttaaaaaaaagaaaacactgacatAGTTCTGCTAAAAACCCACCTTTCACGACCTCATCCACGTCCTCATCCTCACTGTCCATCCCAAAGGGGGGTGTCCGAAGATTGCACTTTTCCGGCCACACGTGGAGGATCACCACGACATGACAATCATATGATTGACAGCTGCATAGCGATGTGCGAGTAGTGAACGAGCCGTTCAAAattggctttttaaaaatgaattagaACTCACAGATACACGGTTTCTTTACTCATTCACTTACTCAGCCTTGCTACCGCCAGCTAAATTAACATAAATTAATATTACGTAACATGTCAGGGAGtgacatgttaacatgttagttAATTTCATATGCTCTTTGACTGTAACTTGAGTGACTCATACCCGAGTCTTACCCAAGTTTCTGCGCATGCGCTCTGTGACGCTTTTTGTTTACAGTTTAAGAACCCGTGtaataaaacatgtat from Doryrhamphus excisus isolate RoL2022-K1 chromosome 23, RoL_Dexc_1.0, whole genome shotgun sequence carries:
- the setd7 gene encoding histone-lysine N-methyltransferase SETD7; amino-acid sequence: MDSEDEDVDEVVKGPLDDDGQPHGLCTVIYSSSDRFEGHFTHGEKSGKGKFFFFDGSTLEGFYVDDALQGQGVYTYEDGGIMHGTYVDGELNGPAQEVDGEGRLVFKGQYKDNTRYGECWVYYPDGGCVFGKVNEEGEMTGDLLAYIYPDGRTALYGSFVDGELIQALLATLTVGETGRPSFEVTPNSAVYTHDKSTSTCIATHALLPDPYENQRVFVAESIIEGAGQGLFAKTDAERDTVMAFYNGVRITHSEVDKRDWALNGNTISLDEDTVIDVPQPFDQTERYCASLGHKANHSFTPNCKYDAFIHPRFGSIKCIRTLRPVQKDEELTVAYGYDHALTEKNGPEAPDWYKQELLVFQQRQSKDADIHFEQ